A portion of the Etheostoma cragini isolate CJK2018 chromosome 13, CSU_Ecrag_1.0, whole genome shotgun sequence genome contains these proteins:
- the LOC117956147 gene encoding spectrin family protein isoform X2, which produces MSTISPTDFDSLEIQQQYNDINNRWDLAAETDWDNENSSARLFERSRIKALADEREAVQKKTFTKWVNSHLGRVTCRIGDLYTDLRDGRMLIRLLEVLSGEQLPKPTKGRMRIHCLENVDKALQFLKEQKVHLENMGSHDIVDGNHRLTLGLIWTIILRFQIQDISVETADNKEKKSAKDALLLWCQMKTAGYPNVNIHNFTTSWRDGLAFSAIVHKHRPDVIEFDNLKRSNAHYNLQNAFNVAEKELGLTKLLDPEDVNVDQPDEKSIITYVATYYHYFSKMKALAVEGKRIGKVLDYAIEADELIEKYETLASELLQWIEQTIGTLNDRQLANSLNAVQNQLQAFNSYRTVEKPPKFTEKGNLEVLLFTIQSKMRANNQKVYIPREGKLISDINKAWERLEKAEHERELALRNELIRQEKLEMLAARFDRKAAMRETWLSENQRLVSQDNFGTDLGAVEAATRKHEAIETDIGAYWERVAAVEAVAKELEAERYHDVRRVIARRDNVLRLWEYLKELLAARRERLNAHRDLQRLFEEMRYIMDWMAEMKGRLQSQDSGKHLHDVLDLLQKHTLVEADISAQAERIKAVQGAAQRFTSYEQAYKPCEPGLVSEKVDLLGQAYEELGQLAGKRRLRLEDSHRLWQFLWDVGEEAAWIREQEQILASGDCGRDLTSALHLLSKHEAFRDEMAARFGPLSNSIAAGEALVQEGHFGAPEVTERIEDIRAQWTHLEEATKLREQSLKEAVALHQFQTDANDMEAWIMETLRQVSSQEVGHDEFSTQTLARKQREIEEEIQSHRPGIDSLHEQVQALPQAYIHFPEVDGRLPAIEQRFEELESLSAARRQALEGALALYRMFSEAGACQLWVEEKEQWLHGMEIPTKLEDLEVVQQRFETLEPEMNNLGIRVADVNQVAEQLLSSDNCSKAQINQTRDQLHNRWKEFEQLAGQKKIALESALNIQNYHLECNEIQTWMKEKTKVIESTQSLGNDLAGVMALQRKLTGMERDLEAIQGKLDDLTNEAEKLATEHPDQAGEIQGHLAGIQDVWEELNATMKRREESLGEASKLQGFLRDLDDFQSWLSRTQTAVASEDIPTSLAEAESLLAQHENIKNEVDNYKEDYEKMRAVGEEVTQGQTDAQYMFLAQRLQALDTGWHELRRMWENRHSLLAQAFDYQTFLRDAKQAEAFLNSQEYVLSHIEMPTSLQGAEEAIKKHEDFLTTTEASEEKITGVVEAGRRLINDCNANSDKIQEKVDSIQERHVKNKEAANELLTKLKDNRELQHFLQDGQELTLWINEKMLTAQDMSYDEARNLHSKWQKHQAFMAELASNKDWLDKIDKEGQALVAEKPELEPVVQQTLEDLQRQWEELEGTTRTKAQCLFDANRAELFTQSCSALDVWLKNLEGQLYSDDYGKDLTSVNILLKKHQMLEHQMEVREKEVQSLQSQALALSQEDAGLAEVDGQQRRVTDNFSNLQDPLELRRQRLLASKEAHQFNRDLEDEILWVKERMPLADSTDHGKDLPTVQLLIKKNQTLQKEIQGHQPRIDDIHRRGKTQSQVDGERQSVLEERLVELQDLWDQLIAETDKRHARLIEANRAQQFYTDAAEAEAWMGEQELHMMSEEKAKDEQSALVMVKKHQTLEQALEDYAQTIHQLANSSRLMVTSEHPESERITLRQAQVDKLYAGLKDLAEERRGRLQERLRLTQLKREVDDLEQWIAEREVVAGSHELGQDYEHVTMLRDKFREFARDTSTIGQERVDGVNGLADDLIESGHPENASVAEWKDGLNEAWADLLELIDTRTQMLAASYELHRFHQDAMEVLGRVKEKREGLPSDLGRDLNTVQHLHRQHNTFENDIQALSGQVNQVQDDAARLQKAYAGEKADDINRSEHAVTSAWEGLLEAGQARRLLLLDTVEKFRFFNMVRDLMLWMDGVNLQIDAHDSPRDVSSAGLVIANHQDIKSEIETRADSFTACIEMGNTLINNNHYAADEIREKLAQLQEKREKINKKWQDKMDHLQIVLEVLQFGRDAYVAESWLAGQEPLVRAAELGSNVDEVESLIKRHEAFEKLAAAWEDRFVLLEKLTTLEEHEMQRRREEEERARRPPTPPPAEVAQSEAESHAHDSAARTSLDQTTLNQSVSVNGVHSDNDTSQLLSLSLSVGKKSEPKRVCKPKQPERGSETESVNGPGRDSGLASSRLDPSATLPSRGGAESESNTMEGMLCRKQEMESHGKKSASRSWQNVYCVLRKGSLGFYKDGKSASNGIPYHGEVPISLGEAVCEVANDYKKRKFVFKLRLGDGKEYLFQAKDEAEMSSWIRSIISSIPTGTEDSPVGPRALSRAMTMPPISPSSGDAGGVTMRNKDGKEKDREKRFSFFGKKK; this is translated from the exons ATGAGCGTGAAGCAGTACAGAAGAAGACCTTCACCAAATGGGTAAACTCTCACTTAGGCCGAGTGACCTGTCGCATTGGTGACTTGTACACCGACCTACGCGATGGCCGCATGCTCATCCGCCTTCTGGAAGTGCTTTCAGGAGAACAGCTG CCAAAGCCCACTAAGGGCCGCATGCGTATCCACTGCCTGGAAAATGTTGATAAAGCCCTGCAGTTTCTCAAGGAGCAAAAGGTCCATCTAGAAAACATGGGCTCACATGACATTGTGGATGGGAATCACCGTCTCACCCTGGGTCTCATCTGGACCATCATCCTTCGCTTCCAG ATCCAGGACATCAGTGTGGAGACGGCGGACAACAAGGAGAAGAAATCAGCCAAAGATGCCCTACTGCTTTGGTGCCAAATGAAAACTGCTGG ATACCCCAATGTCAACATCCACAACTTCACTACCAGCTGGAGAGATGGTCTCGCGTTCAGTGCCATCGTGCACAAACACAG ACCTGACGTGATTGAGTTTGACAACCTGAAGAGGTCCAATGCTCACTACAATCTCCAGAATGCTTTCAATGTGGCTGAGAAGGAACTTGGGCTTACCAAGCTGCTGGACCCAGAAG atgttaaTGTTGATCAGCCTGATGAAAAGTCCATCATTACCTATGTGGCGACCTACTACCATTATTTCTCCAAGATGAAAGCCCTGGCAGTGGAGGGCAAACGAATTGGCAAG GTACTGGACTATGCTATTGAGGCTGATGAGCTGATAGAGAAGTACGAGACCCTTGCCTCAGAGCTGCTGCAGTGGATTGAGCAGACCATAGGGACGCTCAACGACCGGCAGCTAGCTAACTCACTAAACGCTGTGCAGAACCAGCTCCAGGCTTTCAACTCCTACCGGACTGTGGAGAAACCCCCCAA ATTTACAGAGAAGGGAAACTTGGAAGTTCTTCTCTTCACTATCCAGAGCAAGATGAGGGCAAACAATCAGAAAGTCTACATCCCAAGAGAGGGCAAACTCATCTCAGACATCAATAAG GCATGGGAGCGACTGGAAAAGGCCGAGCATGAACGAGAGCTGGCACTGAGAAATGAGTTGATTCGCCAGGAGAAGCTGGAGATGCTCGCTGCCCGTTTTGACCGCAAAGCAGCTATGCGGGAGACCTGGCTAAGTGAGAACCAAAGGCTGGTGTCTCAG GACAACTTTGGAACTGACTTGGGAGCCGTGGAAGCTGCCACCCGTAAACATGAAGCAATTGAGACAGACATTGGGGCATATTGGGAGCGTGTGGCTGCTGTGGAGGCTGTTGCCAAAGAGCTGGAAGCAGAGAGGTACCATGATGTGCGACGTGTAATTGCACGAAGGGATAATGTGCTTCGACTCTGGGAATACCTGAAGGAGCTTCTGGCTGCACGCAGAGAGCGGCTGAACGCCCATCGTGACCTACAGAGACTATTTGAGGAGATGCGCTACATCATGGACTGGATGGCAGAGATGAAG GGCCGTCTGCAGTCCCAGGACAGTGGCAAACATTTGCATGATGTGTTAGACCTACTGCAGAAGCACACTCTGGTAGAGGCTGACATTTCAGCTCAGGCAGAGAGGATCAAGGCAGTGCAGGGAGCCGCACAACGATTCACTTCCTATGAACAGG CCTACAAACCATGTGAGCCGGGACTAGTAAGTGAGAAGGTTGACCTGCTTGGTCAAGCCTATGAGGAGCTTGGTCAGCTTGCTGGGAAACGCAGATTGCGCCTCGAGGACTCGCATCGCCTGTGGCAGTTTCTGTGGGATGTGGGAGAGGAGGCGGCCTGGATCAGGGAGCAGGAGCAGATTCTGGCCAGCGGAGACTGTGGACGTGACCTCACTTCTGCCCTTCACCTGCTTAGCAAACATGAGGCCTTCAGGGATGAGATGGCAGCCCGTTTTGGCCCTCTGAGTAACAGCATTGCTGCTGGGGAAGCTTTGGTTCAGGAGGGTCACTTTGGAGCGCCAGAGGTCACCGAGAGGATTGAAGACATCCGTGCCCAGTGGACACATCTGGAAGAG GCAACTAAGCTCAGAGAGCAGAGCCTTAAGGAAGCTGTGGCCCTGCACCAGTTTCAAACGGATGCCAATGACATGGAGGCATGGATCATGGAGACACTTAGACAGGTGTCCAGTCAGGAGGTGGGTCACGATGAGTTTTCCACCCAAACACTCGCTCGCAAGCAGAGGGAGATAGAAGAGGAGATCCAGAGTCACCGCCCCGGCATCGACTCACTGCATGAGCAGGTCCAAGCACTGCCACAGGCTTATATACATTTCCCTGAG GTGGATGGTCGCCTACCTGCTATTGAGCAGCGCTTTGAAGAACTGGAGTCTCTGTCAGCAGCTCGGCGCCAGGCTCTGGAAGGTGCCCTGGCCCTTTACCGCATGTTCAGTGAAGCTGGTGCCTGCCAGCTCTGGGTGGAGGAAAAGGAGCAATGGTTACATGGCATGGAGATCCCTACCAAACTGGAGGACTTAGAGGTGGTGCAGCAGAG GTTCGAGACACTGGAACCTGAGATGAACAACCTAGGCATTCGTGTCGCCGACGTGAACCAGGTTGCCGAGCAGCTGTTGAGCTCCGACAACTGTAGCAAAGCCCAAATCAACCAGACACGAGACCAACTGCACAACCG ATGGAAGGAGTTCGAACAACTTGCTGGCCAAAAGAAAATAGCTCTGGAGTCGGCCCTTAACATCCAGAACTACCACTTGGAGTGTAATGAGATCCAAACTTGGATGAAGGAAAAGACCAAAGTGATTGAATCCACCCAGAGCCTGGGCAATGACCTGGCTGGAGTGATGGCACTGCAACGCAAACTCACTGGCATGGAGAGAGACCTGGAGGCCATTCAG GGCAAACTGGATGACCTTACAAACGAGGCTGAAAAGCTGGCCACGGAACATCCAGATCAGGCTGGAGAGATCCAAGGACATCTGGCAGGAATTCAAGATGTGTGGGAGGAGTTGAACGCTACCATGAAGCGGCGTGAGGAGTCATTGGGCGAAGCCAGCAAGCTGCAGGGCTTCCTTAGGGATCTGGATGACTTCCAATCCTGGCTGTCCCGCACCCAGACAGCCGTGGCCTCGGAGGACATCCCCACCTCTCTGGCAGAGGCTGAGAGTTTGCTAGCCCAACATGAAAATATCAAGAATGAGGTGGATAACTATAAGGAGGACTACGAAAAGATGCGGGCGGTTGGTGAGGAGGTGACCCAAGGTCAAACTGATGCCCAGTACATGTTCTTGGCCCAAAGGCTCCAGGCACTTGACACTGGCTGGCATGAGTTGCGTCGCATGTGGGAAAACCGCCACAGTCTTTTGGCCCAAGCCTTTGACTACCAGACTTTCTTGAGAGACGCAAAGCAGGCAGAGGCTTTCCTCAACAGCCAG GAGTATGTGCTGTCCCACATAGAGATGCCCACCAGCCTTCAGGGAGCAGAGGAGGCCATTAAAAAGCATGAGGATTTTCTCACCACCACAGAGGCCAGTGAGGAGAAGATTACTGGTGTGGTTGAGGCTGGACGGCGCCTCATTAATGACTGTAATGCAAACTCTGATAAGATCCAGGAAAAAGTTGATTCTATCCAGGAAAG GCATGTTAAGAATAAGGAGGCTGCAAATGAATTGCTGACAAAGCTTAAGGATAACCGTGAACTGCAGCACTTCCTCCAAGATGGACAGgag CTCACATTGTGGATCAATGAGAAGATGCTGACAGCACAGGATATGTCTTATGATGAGGCCAGAAATCTTCACAGCAAGTGGCAGAAACATCAGGCCTTCATGGCAGAGCTGGCCTCCAACAAAGACTGGCTAGACAAAATTGATAAG GAAGGTCAGGCACTGGTGGCGGAGAAGCCGGAGCTGGAACCTGTTGTTCAGCAGACCCTGGAGGACCTCCAGCGTCAGTGGGAGGAGCTGGAGGGCACCACCCGCACCAAGGCCCAGTGCTTGTTTGATGCTAACAGGGCAGAGCTCTTTACACAGAGCTGCTCTGCTCTCGATGTCTGGCTGAAAAACCTTGAGGGTCAGCTGTATAGCGACGACTATGGCAAAGATTTAACTAGTGTCAACATCCTGCTCAAAAAACACCAG ATGCTTGAGCACCAGATGGAGGTCAGAGAGAAGGAGGTGCAATCCCTCCAGTCTCAGGCTCTGGCCCTGTCCCAGGAGGACGCTGGACTTGCTGAGGTAGATGGTCAGCAAAGGCGAGTCACTGATAACTTCTCCAACCTTCAGGATCCTCTCGAACTGAGGAGACAGCGACTACTCGCCTCCAAAGAAGCACATCAATTCAACAGAGATCTGGAGGATGAAATT CTATGGGTGAAAGAGAGGATGCCCCTGGCGGACTCCACAGACCATGGAAAAGACCTGCCCACCGTACAGCTGCTTATCAAGAAGAACCAG ACATTGCAGAAGGAGATCCAGGGCCACCAGCCACGCATCGATGACATCCATAGACGAGGCAAGACTCAGAGCCAGGTAGATGGTGAGAGACAGTCCGTCCTAGAGGAGCGCCTTGTTGAGTTGCAGGACCTCTGGGACCAGCTGATAGCTGAGACAGACAAGCGCCATGCCCGCCTTATAGAGGCCAATCGCGCCCAGCAGTTCTATACTGATGCAGCGGAGGCGGAGGCGTGGATGGGAGAACAAGAGTTACACATGATGTCAGAGGAAAAAGCCAAG GATGAGCAAAGTGCACTAGTGATGGTCAAGAAGCACCAGACCTTGGAACAGGCACTTGAAGACTACGCCCAAACCATTCACCAACTCGCCAACAGCAGCCGTCTCATGGTCACCAGTGAACATCCAGAGAG CGAGAGAATCACCTTAAGGCAAGCTCAAGTTGACAAACTGTATGCAGGGTTGAAAGACCTCGCTGAGGAGCGTCGTGGGCGGCTTCAGGAGAGACTGCGGCTGACCCAACTGAAGCGGGAGGTGGATGACCTGGAACAGTGGATTGCTGAGAGAGAGGTGGTTGCTGGCTCCCATGAACTAGGACAGGACTATGAACATGTCACA atGCTGAGAGACAAGTTCCGTGAGTTTGCTCGTGACACCAGCACCATCGGCCAAGAGCGTGTAGATGGTGTTAATGGGCTGGCAGATGACCTGATTGAGTCAGGTCATCCTGAGAACGCCAGTGTGGCTGAGTGGAAGGATGGGTTGAACGAGGCTTGGGCCGATCTGCTGGAGCTGattgacacacgcacacaaatgtTAGCAGCCTCCTATGAGTTGCACCGCTTCCATCAGGATGCCATGGAGGTGCTTGGACGTGTtaaggagaagagggaggggcTGCCTTCTGACCTTGGCCGTGATCTCAACACTGTTCAGCATCTACACAGACAGCACAACACTTTTGAAAATGACATCCAGGCCTTAAGTGGACAG GTGAACCAGGTGCAAGATGATGCAGCACGGCTGCAGAAGGCTTATGCTGGGGAGAAAGCTGATGACATTAACAGGAGTGAGCATGCTGTGACTTCTGCCTGGGAGGGCCTGCTTGAGGCCGGTCAGGCCCGCAGGCTCCTTCTGCTGGACACTGTGGAGAAGTTCCGCTTCTTCAACATGGTGCGAGACCTCATGCTCTGGATGGACGGTGTCAACCTGCAGATAGATGCACATGACAGTCCCAG GGATGTGTCTTCTGCAGGGCTGGTCATTGCCAATCATCAGGACATCAAGTCAGAGATTGAGACCAGAGCAGACAGCTTTACTGCCTGTATTGAGATGGGAAATACTCTTATCAACAATAATCACTATGCAGCTGATGAG ATCCGGGAGAAACTGGCTCAACttcaggaaaagagagagaagatcAACAAAAAGTGGCAAGACAAGATGGACCATTTACAAATTG TGCTGGAGGTGTTGCAGTTTGGACGCGATGCTTATGTGGCAGAGTCTTGGTTGGCAGGACAAGAACCTCTGGTGCGAGCAGCAGAGCTGGGCTCAAATGTGGATGAGGTAGAGAGCCTAATTAAGCGCCATGAGGCCTTTGAGAAACTTGCCGCAGCCTGGGAAGACCGCTTTGTGCTGTTGGAGAAACTCACTACT CTTGAGGAGCATGagatgcagaggaggagagaggaagaagagagagcaCGGCGACCCCCTACACCACCCCCAGCAGAAGTTGCACAATCTGAAGCAGAAAGTCATGCACATGATTCTGCAGCCAG AACCAGTCTGGACCAGACCACACTTAATCAGTCGGTGTCAGTGAATGGAGTTCACAGCGACAACGACACATCACAG TTATTGTCGCTATCGTTGTCAGTGGGAAAGAAATCAGAGCCTAAACGTGTGTGTAAGCCAAAGCAGCCGGAGCGT GGCTCAGAGACTGAGTCTGTGAACGGACCAGGTAGAGACAGCGGGCTGGCATCCTCTCGCCTGGATCCTTCTGCCACATTACCGAGCAGAGGTGGAGCGGAATCTGAGTCCAATACCATGGAGGGGATGCTCTGTCGAAAACAGGAGATGGAGTCCCACGGCAAAAAGTCAGCTAGCAG GTCCTGGCAGAACGTGTACTGTGTCCTAAGAAAGGGAAGTCTTGGTTTCTATAAAGACGGCAAGAGCGCCAGCAACGGCATTCCATACCACGGCGAGGTACCCATCAGCCTCGGAGAGGCTGTGTGTGAGGTTGCCAACGACTATAAAAAGAGGAAATTTGTATTCAAGCTCAG GCTAGGGGATGGAAAGGAGTATCTGTTCCAAGCAAAGGATGAG GCGGAGATGAGCTCCTGGATCCGTTCCATCATCAGCTCCATTCCAACAGGAACAGAGGACTCGCCCGTAGGTCCAAGGGCCCTCAGCCGTGCCATGACGATGCCTCCCATCTCCCCCAGCTCAGGTGATGCTGGAGGTGTAACAATGCGCAACAAAGATGGGAAAGAGAAGGATCGTGAGAAGAGGTTTAGCTTCTTTGGCAAGAAAAAATAG